In the Magnolia sinica isolate HGM2019 chromosome 15, MsV1, whole genome shotgun sequence genome, one interval contains:
- the LOC131227416 gene encoding uncharacterized protein LOC131227416 isoform X1 — protein sequence MYYQDLIHFSPVDLPAITSSSLQKNSMHQQSAQHALMSAGAKDADAGQVKTEAQQQQQNSSNDLNIEPATNFGVNKSLMNEVVSFSSTIIHFPIFCSNHQDNYLDDQKNAIFFHK from the exons ATGTATTATCAGGATTTAATTCATTTTTCACCTGTGGATCTCCCTGCTATCACATCTTCTTCACTACAGAAAAATTCCATGCATCAACAGTCTGCTCAGCATGCACTGATGTCAGCTGGAGCGAAAGATGCAG ATGCTGGCCAGGTGAAAACAGAAGCCCAACAGCAACAACAAAATTCATCTAATGATTTGAACATTGAACCTGCTACTAATTTTGGAGTAAATAAGAGTCTCATGAATGAGGTTGTGTCCTTTTCTTCCACAATAATTCATTTTCCCATTTTTTGTTcaaatcatcaagataattatcttgatgatcagAAAAATGCAATCTTCTTTCATAAATAA
- the LOC131227416 gene encoding uncharacterized protein LOC131227416 isoform X2 → MYYQDLIHFSPVDLPAITSSSLQKNSMHQQSAQHALMSAGAKDADAGQVKTEAQQQQQNSSNDLNIEPATNFGVNKSLMNEISK, encoded by the exons ATGTATTATCAGGATTTAATTCATTTTTCACCTGTGGATCTCCCTGCTATCACATCTTCTTCACTACAGAAAAATTCCATGCATCAACAGTCTGCTCAGCATGCACTGATGTCAGCTGGAGCGAAAGATGCAG ATGCTGGCCAGGTGAAAACAGAAGCCCAACAGCAACAACAAAATTCATCTAATGATTTGAACATTGAACCTGCTACTAATTTTGGAGTAAATAAGAGTCTCATGAATGAG ATTTCAAAATAA